In Haloarchaeobius litoreus, the following are encoded in one genomic region:
- the cofD gene encoding 2-phospho-L-lactate transferase, translating to MVTFLSGGTGTPKLLDGAAAAFSPDDTTVIANTGDDIELGGLVICPDIDTLVFQGGGLLDRERWWGIKGDTTRTHDALYDIANAVGLQGGPQYLPDERQTEGREIARWRRFSGVAEFMEIGDRDRAVHVTRTSLLDRGETLAEVTERLASGFGLAIDLLPMTNDPVASLIHTPQGMMHFQEFWVAHGGEPTVENVEFRGSSRAEPAPGVLEALDDTVVIGPSNPVTSIGPMLSIPGFGAALNDTTVVAVSPFLGDEAFSGPAGKLMEAVNAEPSTEGLATAYPFADAFVVDEGDDAEFGKPVERTDIRIDDRQDAGRVCKAVALAIEAVE from the coding sequence ATGGTGACGTTCCTCTCCGGTGGCACCGGAACGCCGAAACTGCTCGACGGTGCCGCTGCTGCGTTCTCTCCCGACGACACGACGGTCATCGCGAACACCGGAGACGACATCGAACTCGGCGGACTGGTCATCTGTCCCGACATCGACACGCTCGTCTTCCAGGGCGGCGGGCTCCTCGACCGCGAGCGGTGGTGGGGTATCAAGGGCGATACGACACGGACCCACGACGCACTCTACGACATCGCCAACGCGGTCGGCCTGCAGGGCGGCCCGCAGTACCTCCCCGACGAGCGCCAGACGGAGGGTCGAGAGATAGCTCGCTGGCGACGGTTCTCCGGCGTCGCGGAGTTCATGGAGATCGGCGACCGGGACCGGGCGGTGCACGTGACGCGGACGAGCCTCCTCGACCGCGGGGAGACACTCGCCGAGGTCACGGAGCGACTGGCGTCCGGCTTCGGGCTGGCGATCGACCTGCTCCCGATGACGAACGACCCGGTCGCCAGCCTCATCCACACGCCACAGGGGATGATGCACTTTCAGGAGTTCTGGGTAGCACACGGCGGCGAGCCGACGGTCGAGAACGTCGAGTTCCGCGGCTCCTCGAGGGCCGAACCGGCACCCGGCGTCCTCGAGGCGCTCGACGACACGGTCGTCATCGGCCCCTCGAACCCGGTGACGAGCATCGGACCCATGCTCTCGATTCCGGGCTTCGGTGCCGCACTCAACGACACGACCGTCGTCGCCGTCTCGCCGTTCCTCGGCGACGAGGCGTTCTCGGGACCGGCCGGGAAGCTGATGGAGGCGGTCAACGCCGAACCGAGCACCGAGGGACTGGCCACGGCCTACCCCTTCGCCGACGCGTTCGTCGTCGACGAGGGCGACGACGCCGAGTTCGGCAAGCCGGTCGAACGGACGGACATCCGCATCGACGACCGACAGGACGCCGGCCGGGTCTGCAAGGCCGTGGCCCTCGCCATCGAGGCCGTCGAGTGA
- a CDS encoding tRNA-dihydrouridine synthase, giving the protein MFQPRVALASLSGEADAEWARTGSEFAGMAFLGGIALDAASREAARELVARDRNEFLPDDPFAFIDAQLASLAGTDISAGFNVRSATVDPVREAARICAEHDAVVEVNAHCRQDELCAVGCGESLLRDTDRLADYVAAAAENGATVSVKLRTEVDGVDLVETARRVEAAGADILHVDAMDSEEMVAAVVDATDCFVVANNGVRDRATVREYLDHGADAVSVGRPSDDPRVLDRVRDATVEWFASPA; this is encoded by the coding sequence ATGTTCCAGCCACGCGTGGCCCTCGCGAGTCTCAGCGGCGAGGCGGACGCGGAGTGGGCCCGGACAGGTAGCGAGTTCGCCGGCATGGCGTTCCTCGGGGGGATCGCGCTCGACGCGGCGAGCCGCGAGGCCGCCCGTGAACTGGTCGCCCGCGACCGGAACGAGTTCCTCCCCGACGACCCGTTCGCGTTCATCGACGCACAGCTGGCATCGCTCGCGGGCACGGACATCAGCGCCGGGTTCAACGTCCGGAGTGCGACCGTCGACCCGGTTCGCGAAGCCGCCCGCATCTGTGCCGAACACGACGCCGTCGTCGAGGTGAATGCGCATTGCCGGCAGGACGAGCTGTGTGCCGTCGGCTGTGGCGAATCGTTGCTCCGCGACACCGACCGGCTCGCCGACTACGTGGCGGCGGCGGCCGAGAACGGCGCGACCGTGTCGGTGAAGCTGCGGACCGAAGTCGACGGTGTCGACCTCGTCGAGACCGCGCGTCGGGTCGAAGCGGCCGGTGCGGACATCCTTCACGTGGACGCGATGGACTCGGAGGAGATGGTCGCGGCAGTCGTCGACGCGACGGACTGCTTCGTCGTCGCGAACAACGGCGTCCGCGACCGCGCGACCGTCCGGGAGTACCTGGACCACGGTGCCGACGCGGTCAGCGTGGGCCGGCCGAGCGACGACCCACGTGTGCTCGACCGGGTGCGTGATGCGACGGTCGAGTGGTTCGCGTCGCCGGCCTGA
- a CDS encoding hybrid sensor histidine kinase/response regulator, translating to MTGGGFGDGVLHPRNEGRIRVLHVDDDVQFRDLTKTFLEQLRDEFEVTSFADPTIAIEHVDEFDCVVSDYQMPDVDGLDFLSLVREHDDSIPFVLFTGQGSEEIASEAISAGVTDYIQKEGSRDQYEVLANRIENVVARHRSEQRLRDSERRYRELADASPVPMGIHVPDDGIIYVNDAAVEFFGADSAEAVLGRSPISLMHPDDRSTVAERIGSLFEDGEALPGEPERFVGLDGEVRTGIVSAVPTTVEGRTAAHVVVNDISSYLDAKARISAQQSLVQTIIDTLDDMVYVFEDDRLIRWNERVAEVTGYDDAALASMSPLDFVAAADIEDAAAYVERISEDGRATGTFELETADGDRRPFEFEGFCVEADGTEFRVGIAREPRSEDRRLEEYRKLVEAVGDPMYLLDDEGTIETANEAMADILGISKQAVIGEHASSFMTDGDFVCGTALVSEVLSDPDRTSGTYEFTVARPDGGRIAVEDNVTPLLDERGNYVGSVGVIRDISERKRRENELERQNERLDEFASVLSHDLRNPLNVAQATVENMASDSEDRGGQLDVLRESHQRMADIVEDALTLAREGASVTEPTETRLDEVAGAAVSGVDTAGHAVEVRADATIVADEPRLQRLLENLVRNAVEHGGATVRIDASTDPETGMVTVSVADDGPGIPESEESSVFDSGYTNSETGTGFGLAIVRQLAEAHGWSVTVEESELGGARIEIAGVTPA from the coding sequence ATGACTGGTGGCGGGTTCGGCGATGGAGTACTCCATCCCCGGAACGAAGGACGGATTCGGGTCCTCCACGTGGACGACGACGTCCAGTTCCGGGACCTGACGAAGACGTTCCTCGAGCAGCTTCGAGACGAGTTCGAGGTCACCTCGTTCGCCGACCCGACCATCGCCATCGAACACGTCGACGAGTTCGACTGCGTCGTCAGTGACTACCAGATGCCCGACGTCGACGGTCTCGACTTCCTCTCGCTCGTCCGCGAGCACGACGACTCCATCCCCTTCGTCCTGTTCACCGGGCAGGGGAGCGAGGAGATCGCGAGCGAGGCCATCTCGGCCGGTGTCACCGACTACATCCAGAAGGAGGGGAGCCGGGACCAGTACGAGGTGCTCGCCAACCGCATCGAGAACGTGGTCGCACGCCACCGAAGCGAGCAGCGCCTGCGCGACAGCGAGCGCCGGTACCGGGAGCTCGCGGACGCCTCGCCCGTGCCGATGGGCATCCACGTCCCCGACGACGGCATCATCTACGTGAACGACGCTGCGGTCGAATTCTTCGGCGCCGACAGTGCCGAGGCGGTTCTCGGACGGAGCCCCATCTCGCTCATGCATCCCGACGACAGGAGCACCGTCGCCGAGCGTATCGGCTCGCTGTTCGAGGACGGCGAGGCGCTCCCCGGCGAGCCCGAACGGTTCGTCGGTCTGGACGGCGAGGTCAGGACCGGTATCGTCTCCGCCGTGCCGACGACCGTCGAAGGGCGAACGGCCGCCCACGTCGTCGTCAACGACATCTCGTCGTACCTGGACGCGAAAGCCCGAATCAGTGCACAGCAGTCGCTCGTGCAGACAATCATCGACACGCTCGACGACATGGTGTACGTGTTCGAGGACGACCGTCTCATCCGGTGGAACGAACGCGTCGCCGAGGTCACCGGCTACGACGACGCGGCGCTCGCTTCGATGTCGCCGCTCGACTTCGTCGCCGCCGCCGACATCGAGGATGCAGCCGCGTACGTCGAGCGGATATCCGAGGACGGGCGGGCGACGGGGACGTTCGAGCTGGAGACGGCCGACGGCGACCGCCGTCCGTTCGAATTCGAGGGGTTCTGCGTCGAGGCGGACGGGACGGAGTTCCGCGTCGGCATCGCTCGCGAGCCGAGGAGCGAGGACCGTCGACTGGAGGAGTACCGCAAACTCGTCGAGGCCGTCGGCGACCCGATGTACCTCCTCGACGACGAGGGGACCATCGAGACGGCGAACGAGGCGATGGCCGACATCCTCGGCATCTCGAAGCAGGCCGTGATCGGCGAGCACGCCTCGTCGTTCATGACCGACGGCGACTTCGTCTGCGGCACTGCGCTGGTCTCCGAGGTCCTCTCCGACCCGGACCGGACATCGGGCACCTACGAGTTCACCGTGGCTAGGCCTGACGGCGGCCGCATCGCGGTCGAGGACAACGTGACACCCCTACTCGACGAACGGGGGAACTACGTCGGCTCCGTGGGCGTCATCCGCGACATCTCGGAGCGCAAGCGCCGCGAGAACGAGCTCGAACGCCAGAACGAACGCCTCGACGAGTTCGCGAGCGTCCTGAGCCACGACCTGCGGAACCCGCTGAACGTCGCTCAGGCGACCGTCGAAAACATGGCAAGCGACTCCGAGGACCGGGGCGGACAGCTCGACGTGCTCCGTGAGTCCCACCAGCGGATGGCCGACATCGTCGAGGACGCGCTGACCCTCGCCAGGGAAGGTGCGTCGGTGACAGAGCCGACCGAGACACGGCTCGACGAGGTCGCCGGTGCCGCCGTCAGCGGCGTCGACACGGCGGGGCACGCAGTCGAGGTGCGGGCGGACGCCACCATCGTCGCCGACGAGCCCCGGCTCCAGCGCCTCCTCGAGAACCTCGTCCGGAACGCCGTCGAACACGGCGGGGCCACCGTGCGTATCGACGCGTCGACCGACCCCGAGACGGGGATGGTCACGGTCTCGGTCGCCGACGACGGTCCGGGTATCCCGGAGTCGGAGGAGTCGTCCGTGTTCGACTCCGGCTACACGAACTCTGAGACCGGAACGGGATTCGGGCTGGCCATCGTTCGCCAGCTCGCGGAAGCCCACGGCTGGTCGGTCACCGTGGAGGAGAGCGAGCTCGGCGGCGCGCGGATCGAGATCGCCGGCGTCACCCCGGCGTGA
- a CDS encoding MBL fold metallo-hydrolase has protein sequence MTIRHDGLLVDWLGYATTRIESQDGTVVYLDPGRYGVLSGEWAPPGDEDLPHPAPQNDYPKDGDLVCITHDHHYDTDAIQRVAKREATVVVYEGVDAANIDRDVTPVGELPYDVVRVTDEDHVSTAGVDCWTVAAYNDPEGPRAEPDGSVTHPPGFGCGFLLSVADVTVFWPGDSDALDGFAELDVSLFLANIGGTVVSDRHEAADLAERMDPDLVLPVHYNTIDILTTDSGAFAADVAGRGVPVVLDER, from the coding sequence ATGACCATCCGTCACGACGGCCTGCTCGTCGACTGGCTCGGCTACGCGACCACGCGCATCGAATCGCAGGACGGAACCGTCGTCTACCTCGACCCCGGCCGCTACGGTGTCCTCTCCGGTGAGTGGGCCCCGCCGGGTGACGAAGACCTGCCGCACCCTGCACCGCAGAACGACTACCCGAAGGACGGCGACCTCGTCTGTATCACGCACGACCACCACTACGACACCGACGCCATCCAGCGCGTCGCGAAGCGAGAGGCGACCGTCGTCGTCTACGAGGGCGTCGACGCGGCGAACATCGACCGGGACGTGACGCCGGTCGGCGAACTCCCGTACGATGTCGTCCGTGTGACCGACGAGGACCACGTCTCGACGGCGGGCGTGGACTGCTGGACGGTCGCCGCGTACAACGACCCCGAGGGCCCGCGAGCCGAACCGGACGGCTCGGTCACCCATCCCCCAGGGTTCGGCTGTGGCTTCCTGCTCTCGGTCGCTGACGTGACGGTGTTCTGGCCCGGCGACTCGGACGCCCTCGACGGCTTCGCGGAGCTGGACGTGTCGCTGTTCCTCGCGAACATCGGTGGGACAGTGGTCAGCGACCGCCACGAGGCGGCCGACCTGGCCGAGCGCATGGACCCGGACCTGGTCCTGCCAGTCCACTACAACACCATCGACATCCTCACGACGGACTCGGGCGCGTTCGCGGCCGACGTGGCCGGTCGGGGCGTCCCGGTCGTGCTGGACGAGAGGTAG
- the ligA gene encoding ATP-dependent DNA ligase LigA — protein MKFASFAERAAEIEGEPADLETVALVGDLFAAAGDDLAVVARFVQGRVFPAWDERKLDVGPSTCYTAIARAAGPNVDADDVEARVAEVGEIGAVAEEYEFGGQTGLGAFGVGESGDDRTVGSVYDDLVALASTEGAGSEGAKVDRLFGLFNESEQREARYLARLVLAEMRIGVGEGTVRDAIADAFDVPVAAVERALQVSNDYGLVAETARDEGEAGIAAMELEVGRPVQPMLAQAGSASDALEDWDEAAVETKFDGARVQVHWDGDEVSVYSRNMADVTDALPEVGEFVREHCDAPAILDGEVVAVDDDGEPLPFQQVLRRFRRKHDVAQAREQVTVELRAFDCLHAGGDDLLDAALVDRHDRLRETIDAGVEDLLVTDDADAVAAHEADALAAGHEGIMLKEPGSTYSPGKRGKNWLKRKPDVETLDCVVVGAEWGEGRRANLFGTFHIAVRDGDDHLAVGKVATGVTDEELAELTGRLERHVTTESGRDVTFEPAVVFEVGYEEIQSSPTYESGYALRFPRFVGVRDDKEPTDADSLERLERLAGSQ, from the coding sequence ATGAAGTTCGCGTCGTTCGCCGAGCGTGCGGCAGAAATCGAGGGGGAGCCGGCTGATCTGGAGACGGTCGCGCTCGTCGGCGACCTGTTCGCGGCGGCCGGCGACGACCTCGCCGTCGTCGCTCGGTTCGTCCAGGGTCGCGTGTTCCCGGCGTGGGACGAGCGCAAGCTGGACGTCGGGCCGAGCACCTGCTACACCGCCATCGCGCGTGCTGCGGGCCCGAACGTCGACGCCGACGACGTGGAGGCCCGGGTCGCCGAGGTCGGCGAAATCGGGGCCGTCGCCGAGGAGTACGAGTTCGGCGGCCAGACCGGGCTCGGCGCGTTCGGGGTCGGGGAGAGCGGCGACGACCGCACCGTCGGGTCGGTGTACGACGACCTCGTCGCGCTCGCGTCCACGGAGGGCGCAGGGAGCGAGGGCGCGAAGGTCGACCGGCTGTTCGGGCTGTTCAACGAGAGCGAGCAACGGGAGGCCCGCTACCTCGCGCGGCTCGTCCTCGCGGAGATGCGCATCGGCGTCGGCGAAGGCACCGTGAGGGACGCCATCGCCGACGCGTTCGACGTGCCCGTCGCCGCCGTGGAGCGCGCCCTCCAGGTGTCGAACGATTACGGGCTCGTCGCCGAGACGGCTCGCGACGAGGGCGAGGCCGGTATCGCCGCGATGGAACTCGAGGTCGGCCGCCCCGTCCAGCCGATGCTCGCGCAGGCCGGCAGCGCGAGCGACGCGCTGGAGGACTGGGACGAGGCCGCGGTGGAGACGAAGTTCGACGGGGCTCGCGTGCAGGTCCACTGGGACGGCGACGAGGTGTCGGTCTACTCCCGGAACATGGCGGACGTGACCGACGCCCTCCCGGAGGTGGGCGAGTTCGTCCGCGAGCACTGCGACGCACCGGCCATCCTCGACGGCGAGGTCGTCGCGGTCGACGACGACGGCGAGCCGCTCCCGTTCCAGCAGGTGCTCAGGCGCTTCCGCCGGAAGCACGACGTGGCGCAGGCCCGCGAGCAGGTGACCGTCGAGCTCCGCGCGTTCGACTGTCTGCACGCCGGCGGCGACGACCTGCTCGACGCGGCGCTCGTCGACCGACACGACCGGCTCCGCGAGACCATCGACGCTGGCGTCGAGGACCTGCTCGTAACCGACGACGCGGACGCCGTGGCTGCCCACGAAGCGGACGCGCTGGCGGCGGGCCACGAGGGCATCATGCTGAAGGAGCCCGGGTCGACGTACTCACCGGGCAAGCGCGGGAAGAACTGGCTGAAGCGCAAACCCGACGTGGAGACGCTCGACTGCGTCGTCGTCGGGGCCGAGTGGGGCGAGGGCCGGCGTGCGAACCTGTTCGGGACGTTCCACATCGCGGTGCGCGACGGTGACGACCACCTGGCCGTCGGGAAGGTCGCGACCGGTGTCACGGACGAGGAGCTGGCGGAGCTGACCGGGCGACTGGAACGGCACGTCACCACGGAGTCCGGGCGCGACGTGACGTTCGAACCCGCGGTCGTCTTCGAGGTCGGCTACGAGGAGATCCAGAGCTCCCCGACGTACGAATCGGGCTACGCGCTCCGGTTCCCGCGCTTCGTCGGCGTCCGAGACGACAAGGAACCCACGGACGCGGACTCGCTGGAGCGGCTGGAACGGCTCGCCGGTTCGCAGTGA